In Rhododendron vialii isolate Sample 1 chromosome 9a, ASM3025357v1, the following are encoded in one genomic region:
- the LOC131300269 gene encoding uncharacterized protein LOC131300269 isoform X1, with the protein MSLNSSSSQLSPISFRIKNPRAPLSVPHHLSSLPSPHNESPKSSLRISADYSPKARFIARRRESVSVRQLRRPLNEYMSLPASQYSVLDAQRIERVDDNTFRCYVHTFKFFAIEVCPVLLVRVEEQPNGCCIKLLSCKLEGSPIVVAQNEKFDASMVNRVSCNIKESNLSVAELTSDTVIEVSIDIPFAFRPIPVQAIESTGTQILEQILRITLPRFMAQLVKDYQAWASGDTSRQPLGTGEI; encoded by the exons ATGTCACTCAACTCTTCTTCCTCACAGTTATCTCCCATTTCGTTCCGAATCAAAAACCCTAGAGCCCCTCTCTCTGTTCCTCATCACCTTTCTAGTTTACCCTCTCCTCACAACGAATCTCCCAAATCCTCTCTCCGCATTTCAGCCGATTACTCCCCCAAAGCCCGCTTCATCGCGCGCCGACGAGAGTCGGTTTCTGTTCGGCAGCTCCGACGGCCCCTGA ATGAGTACATGAGTTTGCCAGCAAGCCAGTACTCTGTGTTGGATGCACAGCGGATTGAGCGGGTTGATGATAATACATTCAGATGTTACGTGCATACCTTTAAGTTCTTTGCTATTGAAGTGTGCCCTGTTTTGTTGGTTAGAGTTGAGGAACAACCCAATGGTTGTTGCATTAAGCTCTTGTCCTGCAAG CTTGAGGGCTCACCAATTGTGGTTGCACAGAATGAGAAGTTTGATG CTTCTATGGTGAATAGGGTATCATGCAATATCAAAGAGAGCAACTTGTCAGTTGCTGAACTCACTTCAGATACAGTTATTGAG GTTAGCATTGATATTCCTTTTGCATTTCGACCAATTCCAGTGCAAGCTATTGAATCAACTGGCACTCAAATTCTTGAACAAATATTGAGGATTACGCTTCCCCGCTTCATGGCACAG CTCGTAAAAGACTACCAAGCATGGGCTTCTGGCGACACATCAAGGCAGCCCCTCGGAACAGGGGAAATTTAG
- the LOC131300270 gene encoding protein BTR1 isoform X3, which produces MESPDARYASSTEAPPNQSSPRDSPTREGTEKNTHIRFLVSNAEAGSVIGKGGTTISEFQSQTGARIQLSRNHEFFPGTSDRIIMVSGTFDEILRAVDLILSKLLNEFCVEDGEDVDPKSKLRLIVPNSSCGGIIGKGGANIKSFIEDSRAGIKISPLDNNFIGLNDRLVTLTGTLDEQMRAVELIMLKLAEDPHYAQSFSAPFPYAAAAYNAMNYGANGAGVKFQNNKEDRSTSVTIGVADEHIGVVVGRGGKNLMEISQVSGARIKISDRGDFMSGTSDRKVTITGSQRAIRVAEAMISQKVASASDR; this is translated from the exons ATGGAATCGCCCGATGCTCGTTACGCTTCCTCCACCGAGGCCCCACCGAACCAGTCTTCTCCTCGCGATTCACCGACTCGAg AAGGTACGGAGAAGAACACACACATTAGGTTCCTGGTATCTAATGCTGAAGCTGGTTCAGTTATTGGGAAGGGTGGCACCACGATTTCTGAGTTTCAGTCTCAGACTGGAGCACGGATTCAGCTGTCACGAAATCATGAATTCTTTCCTGGAACATCCGACAGGATTATTATGGTATCTGGAACATTTGATGAGATACTCAGGGCAGTAGATCTAATTCTTTCTAAATTGCTTAATGAG TTTTGTGTTGAAGATGGTGAAGACGTTGACCCAAAGTCGAAACTTagactgattgtaccaaatagCTCTTGCGGTGGAATAATTGGGAAGGGTGGCGCCAACATAAA ATCATTTATTGAAGACTCTCGAGCTGGAATTAAGATATCTCCGCTAGATAACAACTTCATTGGGTTGAATGATAGGCTAGTGACACTGACTGGTACTCTAGATGAACAGATGCGGGCTGTTGAGTTGATTATGTTAAAGTTGGCTGAGGATCCTCATTATGCCCAATCCTTTAGTGCCCCCTTTCCATATGCAG CAGCAGCATACAATGCAATGAACTATGGGGCAAATGGAGCTGGCGTAAAGTTTCAGAATAATAAG GAGGACCGGAGTACCTCGGTGACCATTGGTGTGGCAGATGAGCACATTGGTGTTGTTGTGGGCCGTGGTGGAAAAAACTTAATGGAAATCAGTCAG GTTAGTGGGGCTAGGATCAAAATATCAGATAGAGGTGATTTCATGTCTGGAACATCCGATAG GAAAGTGACTATCACAGGGTCACAAAGGGCAATCCGTGTAGCGGAGGCCATGATATCACAGAAAGTAGCATCGGCTTCTGACCGGTGA
- the LOC131300270 gene encoding protein BTR1 isoform X2 codes for MESPDARYASSTEAPPNQSSPRDSPTRGTEKNTHIRFLVSNAEAGSVIGKGGTTISEFQSQTGARIQLSRNHEFFPGTSDRIIMVSGTFDEILRAVDLILSKLLNEFCVEDGEDVDPKSKLRLIVPNSSCGGIIGKGGANIKSFIEDSRAGIKISPLDNNFIGLNDRLVTLTGTLDEQMRAVELIMLKLAEDPHYAQSFSAPFPYAGVSFAVYHGSPSTSVLPSVGTAAAYNAMNYGANGAGVKFQNNKEDRSTSVTIGVADEHIGVVVGRGGKNLMEISQVSGARIKISDRGDFMSGTSDRKVTITGSQRAIRVAEAMISQKVASASDR; via the exons ATGGAATCGCCCGATGCTCGTTACGCTTCCTCCACCGAGGCCCCACCGAACCAGTCTTCTCCTCGCGATTCACCGACTCGAg GTACGGAGAAGAACACACACATTAGGTTCCTGGTATCTAATGCTGAAGCTGGTTCAGTTATTGGGAAGGGTGGCACCACGATTTCTGAGTTTCAGTCTCAGACTGGAGCACGGATTCAGCTGTCACGAAATCATGAATTCTTTCCTGGAACATCCGACAGGATTATTATGGTATCTGGAACATTTGATGAGATACTCAGGGCAGTAGATCTAATTCTTTCTAAATTGCTTAATGAG TTTTGTGTTGAAGATGGTGAAGACGTTGACCCAAAGTCGAAACTTagactgattgtaccaaatagCTCTTGCGGTGGAATAATTGGGAAGGGTGGCGCCAACATAAA ATCATTTATTGAAGACTCTCGAGCTGGAATTAAGATATCTCCGCTAGATAACAACTTCATTGGGTTGAATGATAGGCTAGTGACACTGACTGGTACTCTAGATGAACAGATGCGGGCTGTTGAGTTGATTATGTTAAAGTTGGCTGAGGATCCTCATTATGCCCAATCCTTTAGTGCCCCCTTTCCATATGCAG GTGTTTCATTTGCTGTTTATCATGGTAGTCCATCTACGTCTGTCCTTCCTTCTGTTGGAACAGCAGCAGCATACAATGCAATGAACTATGGGGCAAATGGAGCTGGCGTAAAGTTTCAGAATAATAAG GAGGACCGGAGTACCTCGGTGACCATTGGTGTGGCAGATGAGCACATTGGTGTTGTTGTGGGCCGTGGTGGAAAAAACTTAATGGAAATCAGTCAG GTTAGTGGGGCTAGGATCAAAATATCAGATAGAGGTGATTTCATGTCTGGAACATCCGATAG GAAAGTGACTATCACAGGGTCACAAAGGGCAATCCGTGTAGCGGAGGCCATGATATCACAGAAAGTAGCATCGGCTTCTGACCGGTGA
- the LOC131300271 gene encoding putative glycine-rich cell wall structural protein 1: MVSYSKVIGIAFLGLLFVDLCVAARSSKAIFGSKKGGGGGGGGGGGGGGSTLKSGSGGGSGYGSGSGSGYGGSKGEGGGGGGGGGGGGGGGGKGGSGSGYGSGSGSGYGSGSGTGGGGGGGQGGGGGGGGGLGYGSESGSGYGSGSGSGYGSGSGGGGGGGGGGGGGGRGGSGYGSGSGSGYGSGYGPGYGSDQDANEP, from the coding sequence ATGGTTAGTTATTCTAAAGTGATTGGTATTGCATTCTTGGGTTTGCTCTTTGTAGACCTCTGCGTTGCAGCTAGGTCATCCAAGGCTATCTTTGGTAGTAAGAAAGGTGGGGGAGGAgggggtggaggtggtggtggtggtggtggttcgaCACTCAAGTCAGGTTCTGGTGGTGGATCCGGTTACGGATCTGGGAGTGGTTCTGGGTATGGTGGTTCCAAGGGCgaaggtggtggaggtggaggtggcggtggaggtgggggtgggggtggagGCAAAGGTGGTTCCGGCTCTGGGTATGGGTCTGGGAGTGGATCCGGCTACGGGTCTGGTAGTGGaacaggaggtggtggtggcggtggacaaggtggaggcggcggcggcggtggaggtTTAGGGTACGGCTCCGAAAGCGGGTCTGGCTATGGAAGTGGCAGCGGGTCTGGATATGGAAGTGGTAGCGGCGGCGGtggaggcggaggaggaggtggcGGGGGTGGCGGCAGAGGTGGGTCTGGATATGGGTCAGGTAGTGGCTCTGGTTATGGTTCAGGGTATGGGCCTGGGTATGGCAGCGATCAGGACGCCAATGAGCCGTGA
- the LOC131300270 gene encoding protein BTR1 isoform X1, whose translation MESPDARYASSTEAPPNQSSPRDSPTREGTEKNTHIRFLVSNAEAGSVIGKGGTTISEFQSQTGARIQLSRNHEFFPGTSDRIIMVSGTFDEILRAVDLILSKLLNEFCVEDGEDVDPKSKLRLIVPNSSCGGIIGKGGANIKSFIEDSRAGIKISPLDNNFIGLNDRLVTLTGTLDEQMRAVELIMLKLAEDPHYAQSFSAPFPYAGVSFAVYHGSPSTSVLPSVGTAAAYNAMNYGANGAGVKFQNNKEDRSTSVTIGVADEHIGVVVGRGGKNLMEISQVSGARIKISDRGDFMSGTSDRKVTITGSQRAIRVAEAMISQKVASASDR comes from the exons ATGGAATCGCCCGATGCTCGTTACGCTTCCTCCACCGAGGCCCCACCGAACCAGTCTTCTCCTCGCGATTCACCGACTCGAg AAGGTACGGAGAAGAACACACACATTAGGTTCCTGGTATCTAATGCTGAAGCTGGTTCAGTTATTGGGAAGGGTGGCACCACGATTTCTGAGTTTCAGTCTCAGACTGGAGCACGGATTCAGCTGTCACGAAATCATGAATTCTTTCCTGGAACATCCGACAGGATTATTATGGTATCTGGAACATTTGATGAGATACTCAGGGCAGTAGATCTAATTCTTTCTAAATTGCTTAATGAG TTTTGTGTTGAAGATGGTGAAGACGTTGACCCAAAGTCGAAACTTagactgattgtaccaaatagCTCTTGCGGTGGAATAATTGGGAAGGGTGGCGCCAACATAAA ATCATTTATTGAAGACTCTCGAGCTGGAATTAAGATATCTCCGCTAGATAACAACTTCATTGGGTTGAATGATAGGCTAGTGACACTGACTGGTACTCTAGATGAACAGATGCGGGCTGTTGAGTTGATTATGTTAAAGTTGGCTGAGGATCCTCATTATGCCCAATCCTTTAGTGCCCCCTTTCCATATGCAG GTGTTTCATTTGCTGTTTATCATGGTAGTCCATCTACGTCTGTCCTTCCTTCTGTTGGAACAGCAGCAGCATACAATGCAATGAACTATGGGGCAAATGGAGCTGGCGTAAAGTTTCAGAATAATAAG GAGGACCGGAGTACCTCGGTGACCATTGGTGTGGCAGATGAGCACATTGGTGTTGTTGTGGGCCGTGGTGGAAAAAACTTAATGGAAATCAGTCAG GTTAGTGGGGCTAGGATCAAAATATCAGATAGAGGTGATTTCATGTCTGGAACATCCGATAG GAAAGTGACTATCACAGGGTCACAAAGGGCAATCCGTGTAGCGGAGGCCATGATATCACAGAAAGTAGCATCGGCTTCTGACCGGTGA
- the LOC131300270 gene encoding protein BTR1 isoform X4, producing MESPDARYASSTEAPPNQSSPRDSPTREGTEKNTHIRFLVSNAEAGSVIGKGGTTISEFQSQTGARIQLSRNHEFFPGTSDRIIMVSGTFDEILRAVDLILSKLLNEFCVEDGEDVDPKSKLRLIVPNSSCGGIIGKGGANIKSFIEDSRAGIKISPLDNNFIGLNDRLVTLTGTLDEQMRAVELIMLKLAEDPHYAQSFSAPFPYAAAYNAMNYGANGAGVKFQNNKEDRSTSVTIGVADEHIGVVVGRGGKNLMEISQVSGARIKISDRGDFMSGTSDRKVTITGSQRAIRVAEAMISQKVASASDR from the exons ATGGAATCGCCCGATGCTCGTTACGCTTCCTCCACCGAGGCCCCACCGAACCAGTCTTCTCCTCGCGATTCACCGACTCGAg AAGGTACGGAGAAGAACACACACATTAGGTTCCTGGTATCTAATGCTGAAGCTGGTTCAGTTATTGGGAAGGGTGGCACCACGATTTCTGAGTTTCAGTCTCAGACTGGAGCACGGATTCAGCTGTCACGAAATCATGAATTCTTTCCTGGAACATCCGACAGGATTATTATGGTATCTGGAACATTTGATGAGATACTCAGGGCAGTAGATCTAATTCTTTCTAAATTGCTTAATGAG TTTTGTGTTGAAGATGGTGAAGACGTTGACCCAAAGTCGAAACTTagactgattgtaccaaatagCTCTTGCGGTGGAATAATTGGGAAGGGTGGCGCCAACATAAA ATCATTTATTGAAGACTCTCGAGCTGGAATTAAGATATCTCCGCTAGATAACAACTTCATTGGGTTGAATGATAGGCTAGTGACACTGACTGGTACTCTAGATGAACAGATGCGGGCTGTTGAGTTGATTATGTTAAAGTTGGCTGAGGATCCTCATTATGCCCAATCCTTTAGTGCCCCCTTTCCATATGCAG CAGCATACAATGCAATGAACTATGGGGCAAATGGAGCTGGCGTAAAGTTTCAGAATAATAAG GAGGACCGGAGTACCTCGGTGACCATTGGTGTGGCAGATGAGCACATTGGTGTTGTTGTGGGCCGTGGTGGAAAAAACTTAATGGAAATCAGTCAG GTTAGTGGGGCTAGGATCAAAATATCAGATAGAGGTGATTTCATGTCTGGAACATCCGATAG GAAAGTGACTATCACAGGGTCACAAAGGGCAATCCGTGTAGCGGAGGCCATGATATCACAGAAAGTAGCATCGGCTTCTGACCGGTGA
- the LOC131300269 gene encoding uncharacterized protein LOC131300269 isoform X2, which yields MSLPASQYSVLDAQRIERVDDNTFRCYVHTFKFFAIEVCPVLLVRVEEQPNGCCIKLLSCKLEGSPIVVAQNEKFDASMVNRVSCNIKESNLSVAELTSDTVIEVSIDIPFAFRPIPVQAIESTGTQILEQILRITLPRFMAQLVKDYQAWASGDTSRQPLGTGEI from the exons ATGAGTTTGCCAGCAAGCCAGTACTCTGTGTTGGATGCACAGCGGATTGAGCGGGTTGATGATAATACATTCAGATGTTACGTGCATACCTTTAAGTTCTTTGCTATTGAAGTGTGCCCTGTTTTGTTGGTTAGAGTTGAGGAACAACCCAATGGTTGTTGCATTAAGCTCTTGTCCTGCAAG CTTGAGGGCTCACCAATTGTGGTTGCACAGAATGAGAAGTTTGATG CTTCTATGGTGAATAGGGTATCATGCAATATCAAAGAGAGCAACTTGTCAGTTGCTGAACTCACTTCAGATACAGTTATTGAG GTTAGCATTGATATTCCTTTTGCATTTCGACCAATTCCAGTGCAAGCTATTGAATCAACTGGCACTCAAATTCTTGAACAAATATTGAGGATTACGCTTCCCCGCTTCATGGCACAG CTCGTAAAAGACTACCAAGCATGGGCTTCTGGCGACACATCAAGGCAGCCCCTCGGAACAGGGGAAATTTAG